One genomic window of Cannabis sativa cultivar Pink pepper isolate KNU-18-1 chromosome 2, ASM2916894v1, whole genome shotgun sequence includes the following:
- the LOC115720260 gene encoding uncharacterized protein LOC115720260: protein MVDSVTKERDRLSYPKVLIEARMDQHFPGFIEFENEHGFNIQVGIKYEWKPVICTHCSGLGHTVEECRKNTKGKQEWIVKEEKRLSVKKIDEDCFMEVSKGSKATARKGTTEVVIVENSFQVLNMHNELQNDEVGVVGDQSEEVDFFSLLETRVKAPKLGNLYSNVFAGWCFSSNIAWHAGGKIVIAWNPLRFIVDIITRTSQLMHLKVITMDGIFDSYLKVIYASNNRNERRELWKDVIELNPKGRWCMMGDFNEILSKEERIGNRVRSSPDEEFLNCVNQCQMEDVKYSGNFFTWSNKQHGEDRIYSKIDIILANQAWLSFL, encoded by the exons ATGGTGGATTCGGTGACAAAGGAGAGGGACAGATTGAGTTATCCTAAGGTTCTAATTGAAGCTAGGATGGATCAACATTTTCCTGGTTTTATTGAGTTTGAGAATGAACATGGTTTCAATATTCAGGTGGGTATTAAATATGAGTGGAAACCTGTGATTTGTACGCACTGTTCGGGGTTAGGCCACACAGTGGAAGAATGCAGGAAGAACACTAAAGGTAAACAAGAATGGATTGTGAAAGAGGAGAAGAGGCTGAGTGTGAAGAAGATAGATGAAGATTGCTTCATGGAAGTGTCAAAAGGGAGTAAAGCAACAGCAAGAAAGGGTACAACAGAAGTTGTGATTGTGGAAAACTCATTTCAGGTGTTAAATATGCATAATGAGTTGCAGAATGATGAGGTTGGAGTAGTAGGGGACCAATCCGAAGAGG ttgatttttttagccTCCTTGAGACAAGAGTCAAGGCTCCTAAACTTGGGAACTTGTACTCTAATGTGTTTGCGGGATGGTGTTTCTCTTCAAATATTGCTTGGCATGCGGGAGGGAAGATTGTTATAGCATGGAATCCTTTGAGATTCATAGTGGATATTATTACACGCACAAGTCAGCTTATGCATCTAAAAGTCATTACCATGGATGGaatttttgatagttatttgaaagtgatatatGCATCAAACAACAGAAATGAGAGGAGGGAACTTTGGAAAGATGTAATTGAGTTGAACCCAAAGGGGAGGTGGTGTATGATGGGGGATTTCAATGAGATCCTCTCTAAGGAAGAGAGAATTGGGAATCGAGTTAGAAGCTCTCCTGATGAAGAGTTTCTAAATTGTGTGAATCAATGCCAAATGGAGGATGTGAAGTATAGTGGTAATTTTTTTACATGGTCAAACAAGCAACATGGAGAAGATAGAATTTATTCTAAAATTGATATAATCCTAGCTAACCAGGCTTGGTTGAGTTTCTTATGA